From the genome of Alcanivorax sp.:
GACAGCAACAACAAGTTTGAAATCGTGGACGACCAGACCAACACCGGCCTGGAGTTGATGGCCTACGGCAAGCCGCTGGACAGCCTCACCGTGCTGGGCGGCGTTAGCCTGCTGGATACCGATGTGGACGGAGAAAAAGCCATCGGCGCTCCGGAAACCCAGGCAAACCTGAACGTGGACTGGGCGGTGCCTGGCACCGAAGGGCTGTCTCTGGATGGTCGTATTATCTACACCAGCTCCCAGTACGTGGATGCCGACAACACCACCAAAATCCCTGACTGGACCCGCCTGGATCTGGGCGCCCGTTACCTGATTCCCGTCGGTGAAGCGCAGATGCTGACCCTGCGAGCCCGGGTGGAAAACGTGGCTGATGCCGATTACTGGGCCTCTGCCGGTGGCTTCCCGGATTCCAGCTATCTCACCGTTGGCGCACCGCGTACCGTCGTGCTCTCCGGCACCTACGAATTCTGATACCAGGAAAGCGTCCCGGCCACGGCCGGGACCTGCCAGCCCTATGAAAGCCAGCACTCTGCGTACCTGGTCCGCGTGGCACACCTGGACCAGCCTGATCAGCACGGTTTTCCTGCTGATGCTCTGCATCACCGGACTACCGCTGATATTCCACGATGAACTGGACAGTGTTCTGCACAGCGACAACTGGCAACCGGCCAATCCCGGTGGCGAGCTGTTGAGCCTGGACCAGATTCTCGATCATGCTGCCGCCAACCGGCCCGGCGAAGTCCCACTGTACATGAGCTTCGATATCGACCGGCCGGTGATCAATGTGACCACCGGCCCGGCGCCGGACTCTCCCGGCAGCGACATGCTGATGAGTTCCTTCGATCGTACCAGCGGCGAGCTGGTGCCCTATCACGAAGGCTTCGACATCATGCACTTCCTGCTGCAGCTGCATACGGACATGTTCCTCGGGCTGCCCGGCATGTTATTTCTGGGTGCCATGGGCCTGCTGATGATCATCGCCATCGTTTCCGGGGTGGTGTTGTATGCGCCATTCATGCGCAAACTGGAATTCGGTGCGCTACGCACGCAACGCTCCAAACGCATCAAGTGGCTGGACTACCATAACCTGCTCGGTATCGTCACCGTGGCCTGGCTCACCGTGGTCGGCCTCACCGGAGTCATCAATACCCTGGCCGACCCCATTACGGCCACCTGGCGCAGTCAGGCCCTGGCGGATCTCACCGCCGGTTATGAGGATGCCACCGTGCCCACACCTAACGAAATGGCCTCCCTGGACGACGCTGTAGCACAGGCCGTTGCTGCTGCCCCGGACATGACATTGCAGTTCGTGGCGTTTCCCGGTGGCGACTGGTCCACGGATTATCACTACGCCATCTTTCTCCACGGCAATACGCCACTGACATCGCACATCATCACTCCGGTACTGGTCGATGCACGCACCGGTGAGTATGCCGATATGCGGGAAATGCCCTGGTACAACAAGGCCCTGTCCCTGTCTGGCCCGTTGCACTTCGGTGATTACGGCGGCACGCCGTTGAAAATCATCTGGTTCGCGCTGGATCTATTCGCCATCGTGGTGCTCGTGACCGGCCTGTATCTCTGGTGGGTACGCCGCCGCAACAACGTACCGGGAGAGGCATGATGGGTCACACCTTCGCCCTGCCCCTGCTGATCGCCATCACCAGCATCGCAGGCCTGTTGTCAGCCTTGCTGGGGGATGGCGTCTATGACTGGGTGTCCTGGCTGGGACTGGGCATCCCGGTGGCCGCGGTCATTCATGCGTTCGTCAGGCGCACCTGATACTCACTGCTGTCCCACAGTTTCCTGAATGTCCTGAGGAAGCGGGGGGCGCTTTCTCTTGTGGGAGCTTGCTTGCAAGCGAATAGCCCTTGTCGCACCAACATTCGCTTGCAAGCAAGCTCCCACGAGACAGGCATCTGCGAGCGTCAAAATGCGCCGGTGAATTCCTGTTCCACTAAACAGAAAAACCCGCCGGCTTGCGAGCCTGGCGGGTTCGGACTTCGCTAAGTCAAACGGTAGGACAGCAGCGACCTGATACTGGGCTTTATCGGCGTCAAGAAACAGGGGTTGCAGCTTCTGGCAACGCATTTCGAGTTTCGAAGACCCAAGACAGGGAGAGGATTGTGGTCCAGCGTTTTTTCGTGGCTTGCTTTATGGCTTCTTCGTTCACCCGCAGCCGCTTTCATCCGCCACTGTGGGAGCTTGCCTGCAAGCGATGAGGAACGCGCTCATGGCATCATGAAAGGGAGCCGTCGCAAAGCGCGATGACGTCAATATCCCGGTCTTGGCGCCGGAACAATCCAAACGCGTGCCGCCAAACTCAACCAGCAGCCACATTCCCACACTTCAGCTGCAGAGATCAGAACCGTACTGTCAGTGCCGAGATAAAGGCATCACGGCTGCCTATGAAACCGTCGTATTCCAGCATCAGGGATAAACGTGGTGTGATGTCCCAGTTGGCGCCCGCCACCAGGTTCCAACGATCGGAATTCTTTTGATCTACTTTGTAATCCAGTATCTGTTCTGTGCCCGGGATGGCAAGACTGCCCGTAATCACCGTGCGCACATCAAGATAATTGCCACCGGCAAACAGCGTCACTCGCCCTGCCCGATTCATGGCGAAGCCCCGGCCCAGACGCGGGCTTATGGTAAGTGCCCGCCCTTCCAGTACCGCCTTGTCCGAATCGGTCCACGTCACATTGAAAGGGATCAGCAGGAACCAGTCATGCCAGCCGGACGCGACTACCCCCCCTACCCCATAGTTCATTGGACTGAGGTCGGCGGTCACAGGAAAACGCACCTGCTTGTTCTCAAACAGATAACAAACAGGTGGCCTGATGATGCCGGTACAGTCCTTGCCGATCTGATCAAGCATGGCGTTGCCATCTATCGCGATATCCAGATCCAGATCGCCGTTCACCTGTCCGAACGTACCGTACAGATTCAGGAACGGCAGCACCCAGGCATCCAGTTTCACCTGTTCAGTGATCAGATCACTTTCGGCACCGAAGAAGACAAAGTCATAGGGACGGGTGCCATTACCGTTGAAGCCCACTTCCAGGTGCTCGATGCGCATCTCCTGCCGCACATCAGCGCGCACTACACCAACCCCCAGAGGCATGGGCAAGTTAAAGCCCCGCTCCACCGCCCGCTTGCCCAGAAAAGGGAGGGTATGCCCCCAATATCGGGGCGCCTGCTGGTTCTGTGTATGTGCAGAATTTTTACTGGGAAAGTTGTAGCTGGACTGCGCGGTGTTGCTCAACCGTTGATTGACACTGACCTGGCTGACCTTCATGCCAGCCCCGGCTGATACACCGGAATCACTGGACACAAACAGGGCCAGTTCATCGTTGCGATAACGCAGAGCCCCGTTCTGCGCTCCCACATTGGAAGACGCACCAGGCTTGATCAGCCACTTGCCATGGCGCAACTGAGCTAGCAGATCGGGATCATGGATAACGGCCAGAAACCGGCCGCCCTTGGCCCCCAGGCCAAAACCCATACGCAGGGAATGCACATCAAGGTAAAGGCGACTTTGCTCCCGGTTGTCGTGCAGGACAGCAACCGCGTTACTCCCGCCAAGAGGCCCCAGCAACAAAACATCGCTGGTACCAACCACATAGCCAACCGACTGCTCGAGCTCCTGTTCCAGGCCCGGCACATCCTTCAGGAACTGGTCCAGTGCCTCCCGGGTTTTCCAGTCGACTTGCTCGCGAACCTGC
Proteins encoded in this window:
- a CDS encoding PepSY domain-containing protein; the encoded protein is MKASTLRTWSAWHTWTSLISTVFLLMLCITGLPLIFHDELDSVLHSDNWQPANPGGELLSLDQILDHAAANRPGEVPLYMSFDIDRPVINVTTGPAPDSPGSDMLMSSFDRTSGELVPYHEGFDIMHFLLQLHTDMFLGLPGMLFLGAMGLLMIIAIVSGVVLYAPFMRKLEFGALRTQRSKRIKWLDYHNLLGIVTVAWLTVVGLTGVINTLADPITATWRSQALADLTAGYEDATVPTPNEMASLDDAVAQAVAAAPDMTLQFVAFPGGDWSTDYHYAIFLHGNTPLTSHIITPVLVDARTGEYADMREMPWYNKALSLSGPLHFGDYGGTPLKIIWFALDLFAIVVLVTGLYLWWVRRRNNVPGEA